In Nicotiana tabacum cultivar K326 chromosome 10, ASM71507v2, whole genome shotgun sequence, the DNA window agccaagggggagaattgttatgtgtttgtcctgattttcttatcatatttgattttcctatCTCTAGAAGGAAAGGACaatatatttaccataattgagtTTTCCTTCTTTTAGAAGGAAACTATAAATCTCccccatatttggctagtcctttttttGGTAGGAAaaagtttggacttctataaattaaggatccttccttctcattcagtagcatctaCAATGTAGTCATATTGAGGTTTGAAAGTCGTGTTTAGGAGGGAGAACTTTACaagacaagtgttagtgtgtcacttgtgtttgcctcttcatgaggttgttctctcgatatttgtactctcttttattgtAGTGGATTGCTTATCTCCGCCTGTGgatgtaggtcaattgaccgaactatgttaaatatttgtctcttttggtatatttctcttttattgtgtgatttatcgtcgttcaagtgTTGCTTTACTAGTTTCTGCATGACACCTTTTTTTCGGTCCTAACAAAATTATCTGTCGTGTTTCTCTTTTacacgccccttaagaaatattAGTTAGGAAATAGATTCgactattttacccttatttatgtcttaagataaAATCTTCATTCATTGGATATTTATTCAAGAATAATTACTAATAagggtaaaaaaggaaaaaaataattaattttgtattgaacttctaaaataataaataatttgagataattatttttaataatcaCACTGATAATATCAGACGATGGGATTAGTACGAGAACTGACTACAAATACTCTATCCCCTTATTCAAAGGGGACATGATGATAAGGTCAAACAATAAAGTTAAAAGTGAAAGAAGTAGTAGTACAATTTGAATTAGCATATAAAGTGTGTCTCTCACACATATTTGTGGATCCATATCTTATATATTTAGGTTTATAAAATTTTGGGACTCACACAGTTGTGAGACAAAAAAAAGACCTCACACAACTAATGTCAATTgtgtgagacacaaaataaaaaattccattaaatataatcaatttcttttattgttaacTGTACGATCATGCAATAATTTATTTGCAgaatttcctatttttttaaatattattatgTACTCCCTCACCAAACCTCAAATGGTCCACTTCCTCTAAGCCACCAATTCCTTTCTTTCTTTGGAGTTTGGTcacttcaaaattttaatttaattacttTTCCAATTTCCATTAATGCTTTATATGCATATTCTGAGATGCCAATTCTAAACCACTAAAATCCAATAAAGTTTTTAACACACACTAAAACTAAAGTGCAACAACCTTTACATTTTCTGTGTAATTTCAAAAAGGGTATCAGAACTTCTAAAATTCTATCGTGAGAAAACCCTTTTTTATATGTTTTCAGCAAAGTAAAAATTCCACATTTCCCAGAGTGGCGTACACAAATTTCCGTAAGCGATGTCAATATttaaaaaagtaaataaataaataaattattgtaacgGCAAgtggtattattttttatttattatttgtacatACAAATTACGAAAAAAATTCAACGAAATAGTATCACGTGACAAAACTTCAATCAAGATATCTACGCCCGTGAAACTACTTTTTGCCATTCCTGAAATCCAGCTAAACACACACTTCACCTTCAATTACTACAAAGACTATGTTTCCTTCACTAGTTGACCAAGTAGACTTTTAAGCAGTATACTCATTACTCAATATCTAATTATCTATTATGTGCAAGTGCAACTATGTTATAAATTTATGATTTGGTAAAGCGGAAAATGAAAGAATAACGAAGATGAGATAATCATACTAATAAACAGATAGTATCACATTTAAAATACATTATGGTCCAATTAGGCCTTACCATCACCGAGAAATATTGTAGGATGATTAGGATATATTTTAATCCATAATTAAAGGTTTTAATTTTTGGGGTAATTAAGAAACTTACGATAGGAAGTTCTTTCCCCTTTAATGGCTATCCGATGGCGGAATTAGAATTTTTACTAAAGAGGGGGTCAAAATATAAATCCACGAAGCCAAGATGTgtcaatatatattatatatacataacaaTAAAAGTTACCTagtatacaatgtaattttccaataaaaaggTGTCGATAAACACCCCTTAAGACATGTGGCTCCGCAGCCGATGACCTATATTTTAGATGGCTAAACCAGAAAAAAGAACAGTCTTATATACCTTGGTGTGGCAACTGGGCAAAACATATCGTATATGAATCAGGTCGAAAAAGGATTATACAAAACGGAtaaaatatttgatacttttatatttaatatggatagaAAATAGGTTAATTTGCGGATAATATGAATGCTCATATTATCCAATTTTCTTGAATAGGATAACTTATGGGAGAATTTCTAGGCTTCTAAATTTAAGGAACCTCTACTTTGATCTTTGCAATTGTAATAATTAAACTCATTGGTTATTCAGTGAATATCTATTTCTTAAGTGAATAATATGGATATCATCCATATTTGAtccatttttaaaaagtcaatTATCTAAAACGGATAATATGaatggataattatttttttaatctattttttcACCACTAGTCTAACCtatggaaaagaaaaacaaaatggaCTTTATTTACTTGCTCAAATTACAATTTTTAAAAAGTTGATTCCTTTCCTAGAAATTCTTTTCCACTTTAATTCATTTCCCCTCCATTTCCCTTCAATTATGGAGCACAAATAAATGCCACTTGAAAACTCATAGGACCCCCAAAAAACTAGGCAAATTGATCAtcattatcttcttcttctttctttcaaaAGCTCCTCTCCACAATTAGAACAAATTAAAACTAGAAAAAATTATCAAATGGCAAGTCATTACCAAAAACCTCATGCTATTTTGATTCCATATCCATATCAAGGTCACATTACCCCTTTTGTATATTTAGCCATAAAACTTGCTTCTCATGGCTTTACAATTACTTTTGTAAACACACATTATATTCATTCCAAGATTTCGAATTCACAAACACAACGACATAGTAATAAAGATGATCTTTTTGCTAAGGCTCGTGAAAATGGGCTTGACATACGTTATGCAACGGTCAACGACGGTTTTCCTTTGGGATTTGATAGGTCTTTAAATCATGACCAATTTGTTGAAGGACTTTTACATGTATTTTCAGCACATTTTGATGAAGTTGTTGGGAATTTGGTTAAGTCTGATCCACCTGTGACGTGTTTGATTGCTGATACTTTCTATGTTTGGCCATTGATGATTGCTGAGAAGTATAATTTGGTGTATGTTTCGTTTTGGACAGAGCCTGCTTTGGTTTTAACTCTTTATTATCATATGGAACTTCTCAAGAAAAATGGCCATTTTGCTTCTCAAGGTATAGTGCCCCTTTACTTTCaactttcttttttactttttttttaataaatttatgAGTGGATTGGCTCGGTTATCTCTGCAATCAGAGGCGGACCTAGGAGTTGAAGGTCGGGTATACCTTTACGTTCAACCAATCTCTGCTTTGTATGTGGAGTGCCACTATTAGTATATCAATATTTTCTAAACATATATACAATGTATATATGAAATTTGTGTTGAACTTCTGGGTGTCGGTGACGCTTCTCTTTATAACGTAGGTCTGCCTCTGTCTGCAACCCTACCTCTTTTATCATGGAGCGATTATTTAGAGGACTTAGGTGGTAATTTACGCTCTTTTGCTCTAGATTATGAAGCTTATCTCACCTTGTTAGAGGTCTTTCACTGGACGATCTTGTTCCCTACTATTTTGAGGTCACATCTAGTAATTTTGAGTTTGAAGCCCATTAATATCGCTTTCGGGGCCCACACTGAAATTGTGTTATACTCCCAGATATGCAATTGCCTATCTTTTGAAAGTGTCATTCGATATTGCTtcggaaaatatatatatatgtgtattttTCTAagaaataatattaatttatacAATAGGTCTACACTGCTATTAAAAATAACACGGAGTAAGTATcaatcaaaaactaaaattttaaaatcaatcAACATGGTgttagattttctttttcttattttagaTTAAAATTTACTTACAAACACGAATTGTATTAATGGACCAACACAATTTGTGGGTCTTcccttattttttattgtttttgtcCTGTTTTTAGGTGGTGGGCATTGTGGGATCCCATGAAAGTTTGGTGGTAATAAATAATTATGGTGGTTGGTTGAGACACCAACCTCCATTTGATTTCAGAACAGACAACTtgtattttctaaaaataatttcttCTTAAAGAGTAGacattttgttgttttgttttcaGAATACAGTCATGGCACTTAGTTGAGATAAGTGGCAGTGTATTTCGTATTCACATAGAGTTTGGGAAAGGACCGGAATCCAAGGGATGGTGATATAGACAATCTATCCTCatacaagcattagtggctgctttgaCAGCTtaaacccgtgacctataggccATACAGAGACAACTTttagtaaaaattgcacggggcgtcctatttggtcgcccccatttaacctatacccattttttaaaaatattttaacttgtacccactttttaaacaacatAAGCCTCCTTTCTCCTCCCCTTCTCCCAATGATCTCCATATCTCTCCGGAACTGTTTAACAATGTAATGGCTCGATTTAAGAGCTGTTTCTTCCAACCACTATTTCGCTATTAGTCTTTTTTGCTGCTTCTTCCGCTAAGGCACAGAAAAAATCTTCCCCATTTTATTCCATTTACAGCTTTGGAGACAGTGACTCTGCTTCTACTTCTGATCATTTAGCTGTTGTACTTGGTCTGCCTTCTTTACAACATTACACCAACGAAGGCGTTGAGTTCAAGTCCGGTATTAGTTTCATGACGCCTGGAGCAACAGTTATGAGTCCTTTTTGTTGAACCAATAGAaggctgaagttcgccagttacaaacaaaaatttcagctctagagttgaagtttgtccgttacaaaacaaaaacttcagctccgccagttacaaaaacaaaaacttcagcaattacaaacaaaaacttcagcaaatagagaaaaaAACTTCAGCTATTATGCTTAAAttcagcaattacaaataaaaacttcagcacacttggttcaacaCACTTGCTATTCagtcccgtctactagaatgccgaagttttgcgtgattgcctttgttACTTCAGCCTCATATGCTGAAAtatgcgaaaaagtgggtacggtTGCAATTTTTTTAcaaagcggacacaagttaaaacgtgacctaAAAGCAGGTATAAATGCAAATGCCCCCAACTTTTACTGTTACTCCAAGACTCCCTTCAGTTGATTGAGATGCCAATACTGATTGAGATGCAAATACAAAAGTTTTTGTGTGAAACATACTCCCTCcgatccacaataagtgattttttgtccttttttttgtggtccaaaatatcagatttttccagatttcaaaaaatgaattaattatttttttcctacgttacccttggagtaaatagtgcTGGAATATTTATGATCAattttattgctaattaatattaaaatatgaattttttaatttatgtgaaaacagctaaaaaaaaaatcagttatcGTGAGTCAATTCGtgtctttaattatttttcttgttagTCCTTTTTTTTCCTCCTCTTGTCTGTTAGTATTTACTTTGAGATTATAATAAGATAGGTGTTCACACTTGGAGATATTTTTTATAAGTAATAAATAGTACCTACTCTGtgaattccttaaaattaaattaaataaaatagaatattagaTTTAAAGTTTCGATTTTCTAATACATGTCAACTTCTTATCCAAATCTTTGTTCGTGTAATTGCTTATCTCTTTCATATGAAATTTAGTACTATTTaaacaaattatttattatgcATTATCCCATGTTTATAGACCGAACACCTTTCTGTTAATTGAACATTTATCCTTTTGCATATTTCTCGAAAATAAACTTGggctaaaaattattttaatcagAGATCATTATCTTAACTTTTCATTTTACTGTTTAATAGCTGCCTTCTTTGACCTCCTAGCATAGCCTTGAGAGTTGACCCACTTGgttcatttaatatatttttttcttttgaattcgGACTATAGGATTAGaacaaaaaattataaattttctaagaagaaaaatattaaaaaggtGACTAATCATTCTTATATTTAGAATCTAGCATTTATTCTAATAATGCTATGGTATTGAATGGTATTGGTGAGTgtatttgaaaattatttgatgTTAATGATTAGCCATTTCAGCTTATGATTACATCACCAACCCAATACAATTTGGatattttgttttttcttttcatttgtctaAGTATATGGTTAGAGAGGGTCAcataaatatttgtttttttcgGACTTCCTACTAGAAGGGAAGTTTTGGAGCAACGATAAAGTTGTCTTCGTGTGACCTACAGATAATGAGTTTGAACCGTGAAACAACTACAAATACTTGCACTAGGGTAAACTGTCTACATGATATTATTAGGCGACTCTTCTCCCAATCCTGCATAAATATGGAATACTTTGTGTATTTGGCTGCCCTTTTTTACTTCTGATCTAGGTAAACTCTTGAGAAAAGTGAGGGTGAATGATAGATACGTCAATATTTTCATAGACGAATAGAAAATAAATGACTGTAAATGACCTTCGTGAGCTGATAGTCTATTGGAAAAAATCTTTCTATTTTCATAatgtaggagtaaggtctgcgtacccGCTATCCCCTCCAGATCCCACTCGTGCAATAAattggatttgttgttgttgttgtattctttCGTTTCACTTTCTATTGctataattttataatttgattaaattatatttttatttatcagATAATCGCAAGGACACTATAGATTATATACCAGGAGTTGAAGCAATTGAACCAAGGGATTTAATGTCATATCTTCAAGCAACTGATATTTGGACTGTAGTCCACAGGGTAATTTACAAAGCTTTTACAGATATTAAAAAGGCTGATATTATCATTTGTAATACAGTCCAAGAACTTGAATTTGATACTCTTTCAGCCCTAAACAAGAAACAGCCCACTTATGCTATTGGGCCCATTTTCCCATCTGGGCTTACTAAGGCCCCATTTAGTATTAGCCTATGGTCTGAGTCTGATTGCTCTCAATGGCTCAATAACAAGCCCAATACTTCAGTTTTATATGTCTCATTTGGTAGCTATGCTCATACTAGTAAAGAAGACATTTTGGAAATAGCCCATGGGCTTCAACTTAGTGGGGTGAACTTCATTTGGGTCCTAAGGCCCGATATCGTCAGCTCGGACGAGACCGATTTCTTGCCCGTTGGATTCGAGGAATGTATAAAAGATCGAGGGTTGATCGTGCCATGGTGTAAACAGATTGAAGTGATCTCACACCCTGCGATAGGTGGATTCTTGACTCACTGTGGATGGAACTCGACGTTGGAAAGCATATGGTGCGGTATACCGTTGATATGTTTTCCCTTGTTGACCGATCAATTTACTAATCGAAAATTAGTCGTTAATGATTGGAAGATCGGGATTAATCTCTGCGACAAAAAACGTGTCACGCACGAGGAAGTCGCCGAAAAGGTTAGTAATTTTATGTGTGGAGATAGTActcaagagttgagaaaggcaATGAAGGAAGTGAGGAAGACATTAGAGAATGCATTAGGACAAGATGGATCATCTGAGAAGAATTTTCATCAATTTATGGAAGATATTAAGGTCAATATTCGTAAACGGGCTGGGCTTTCCAATGGACATGTTAGTCCATTACACCAAAATGGTAATGGGCTGGCCCATTGAATCTTTGAAATCTAATGTTAACTGTAAACATTGGGCCAAAAGGCCCAAGTTAGGTGTAGGAGTTAGGACCATTGCATTTGGGTTGTggttctctcttttctttttcggCAATGCTGTGCTGcgttattttcttatctttgaattttattttggttTAGGAAAATTCAAGCCACTGAGTATAAATATTGTTTGTTCAATAAATATTTTAGATTGAGTTTATTTCAAAATTTCGAGATGATACAGTGAATACATCGTAAAGTTGTTATCtcgaaattttcataaaatatttacaaaaagatCAAGACATTTCTCAAAGCCGAAGTGATAGAATGATGTTCTTCTCCAAGCTCAACTTGAAATGAAGTATAACCGGATATTTCTTGAAAATCAAATACTATAAGATCTATAAAATACTCGACTTTTGTGGATATCAAATATATTCCAAGAAGGTGCATATCATCCTacattcaagaaatatattgctTTAACACTCTAACTACAATAAACAATAcgaaaagaaaaaccaagaaaaCAAATAGAATCGTACTCACAATTATTAATAAAATCTATTGCAAAGCTGCTAAAAGAATTCCTGTTACTTAAAGATATAATTTCGATGTTATGAAGAAATGTATTTATTAGTTGCAGAACAATTGCACTATCTGTTTTATGGTATGCGATTTTTATAATTGACTTCAGATTCTAAATGCTCTTTTCAGTGTATCGACAGTGACATTTTTACTTGCTCGGcataaaaaatcataaaatattaatttcttcAAAATGATCTGTCAAAATATGTAAAtttaaaaatgaagaaatacaagtaTATCTTAAATCATTAGATTTTAAGCATTAATGATTACTTTTCTATTTGGTTTAGCTATAGGAATGGTTTCCAGAATAGATTTTGCAGGCAAACAACTTAAACTTTCCTACTCAATTTGGTGAAATATAAACCGTTTGACTATTGAATATGGGATTAACGTGGTGTaaaatgtttttatttatttattttttatcatcGTTTTGTCTTGTGTGGTATGACAATATTAGCCCACGGTACCCATCAGCTAGTTTTGAACGACATATATAGAAAGTTAGGAACTtgtttatccgtaaaacggtataattgaatttatacgtgatttctagataagtgaattaatttgatcctgaaataataaaataattaaagaaatacgcaatacttagccttgaaatggaGACGAAATAGCAGAAACAGTAGTTCCAGGATCAAGGCTTCCGGGCACAACAAAAGTGAAATCAAAAAGCCGGAAGATAAAATTGTATTAAGCTTTGAATAGAGTATAGCGTCAATTTACTAGAAAATTCATGTCCCTTACAATGATAATTGAgatcactatttatagctacgtctagggaaggaggtcctaggatcatgcccttttttaatgccaattatgagggccattgataaAGATGTAACATCGAGTATAAATGTCAAATTCTTTGTAACGGGAAATCGTACTTAATGCCATgaaatattctctattaaatgctacTGGGCGAAGAGTATTTATTACATCCTTATGAGCGTTATTCTTCTCGGTGACTGGCGGAACAGTTGCCTTCGGTCTTGGACATCCCCCCGTCTTGAGTTCCACGTGTCCTTCTTTTGGACTGCCACGtggcatagcatattttaccttatacagatagtccccctactttccggtgatataactttgtgttaccggaaagttggtagaaatactcttttggcggggattactataactccctctgAAGGCTTCTAATGGTTGGTTAAatgcacgtctctccgcatttaatgccccgaataCGCGTCATCTCATAATTCAGTACagcttttgccgattatcgaggtgaTCGtagccatgaatttagccgccaaaacttTTATTTATACGCATCAACCTTCTCCCTTTATATTCCACAATTTTTCAAGCTTTCCTTATACGACTTGCATCCTACTCTTCAATTtttctctaattctcttcaaGCGAAAAACCTTTTCCTTCTTCCATACAATGGCTTCTTCCTCAAAGAATACTAGTTCTTCAAAAAACAAGAACAAGGCCGAGGACTCTGCTCCTCCAATAGTAAGCTCCATCATTCCTAGAAGTCTTGTTACCacaaaagacttcgaagagaaatttccttctgataaccctcgtacatgggccgTCAGTAGGTACCCTTATTCTATCCGTCCTTCCtattgtgaaggaagactgtcgcTGTCATTATTTGGATATTGTTGCTCCTGATTTATCAGAGTGAGTGACctacccaagaagggttttacatatttctacatgtatccctttactttgggtgcattcTCTTTGAGTTGAGAGCTTGACTCTGTTATTACGGAGTTTTGTCTCTGCTATCAAGTGTGCTTGGCACGagtaagtccttctgtgtggaggaTAATCGCTTGACTTCGGCGTTTGTGCCAGGAGAAGGGAGaagagctaaccttagctcatgtgatgaatctctattcttcCAAGATCTTTCGCGGGGGAATGGTAACCCTATGCAAGCGTGGACACCATGCTCCgttatctagcatggatgatgacaacgaccatGGATAAATGGAACAACTTATTGCAGTTGCCACAAACGATATCATTCCGACAAGGGCTTCATCCTTTCTGGACGCTtagaaccgcactcgtaagctctttatttgatatttcttttattaaatattcttcTATACCAGCATTGATCCTCCATCCTTCGCCTGTTTCAGCAACTCAATGGATCTCATCGGTTGTTGAAGGTTTGGACTGGTGGGTCTAGAAGATCTTGGACGTCACGATGCTTGAAACCCGCTTGTAGAAAGAACTGACCCCTAAATATGGGTGGAAAgacaaaaatcatggtaactcaAACTCACCttgtttcaatttttcatgtgAAGAACTTGATTGATCACTTCTACCTTGTCTATGAAATCAGGTCTACCCGTGGGGTTCTATTGTTGTCCCCGAGGAGGACATCTTGGTTGATCCTACTGATACAGCGAGGTTGCTTCAGGGGGAGcttactcgaacaggtatctCTAGGCCTGCTTCAGTACAATTGTTTCATTACGTAGTCCTCGGCCAGAGGACAAACGACCAAAAAAAATTCCTTCTCTGCAGATAGGGAGAAGAATAAGAGGGCGAAGATTGTTGCCCCTAAGTCATCTCAGGTAGTGGTGGTAACTAACCCTCTTTCCAGGCCGGTCGTAGACACCGTAATGATCgacgatgatgaagaagctagtgatgagggagcttctctacataTAAGACGACGATCCTCATTATCTCAATAGgatgctcgacctgttgagatagttacaccaaccgagaatgatgtctcggcactttgaggagagtttgatttggtagaTAGTGCCAACTCCCGTTTCCGGGCCTCAATTGTTGTGCCCGGTACTGGAGGACTGAGTACCGGGTCCCTGTCGTttttggttggcgagcatccaaaaaccagcactgcatttgttgcagctgcttctcactcttcaaccCCATTAACTTCATATCCACCTTCGCCAACACCAGCAGCTGCAACATCATTTCCATCTGCACCTACTcttccaccagcaactgctacattaTCTCCAATGGCCGCACTTGATCATGAAGGAGGTGTTCCTCTTCcctagtccccagttcatggggaTTTGGGCAAAATTACGCTCCCCCCTCCGGAGATCCGCAAGGGAGGAGGAATGTTACTCTTTCAGTCTCTACCGGATGCAACTTACTATCTcggccggtggagcttgctaattaccagaagcctttggcttcagagaagGATTGAGAAAAGATTCAGgctctctcgggagagtgcttg includes these proteins:
- the LOC107791280 gene encoding UDP-glycosyltransferase 86A1-like isoform X2 codes for the protein MASHYQKPHAILIPYPYQGHITPFVYLAIKLASHGFTITFVNTHYIHSKISNSQTQRHSNKDDLFAKARENGLDIRYATVNDGFPLGFDRSLNHDQFVEGLLHVFSAHFDEVVGNLVKSDPPVTCLIADTFYVWPLMIAEKYNLVYVSFWTEPALVLTLYYHMELLKKNGHFASQVFFAASSAKAQKKSSPFYSIYSFGDSDSASTSDHLAVVLGLPSLQHYTNEGVEFKSDNRKDTIDYIPGVEAIEPRDLMSYLQATDIWTVVHRVIYKAFTDIKKADIIICNTVQELEFDTLSALNKKQPTYAIGPIFPSGLTKAPFSISLWSESDCSQWLNNKPNTSVLYVSFGSYAHTSKEDILEIAHGLQLSGVNFIWVLRPDIVSSDETDFLPVGFEECIKDRGLIVPWCKQIEVISHPAIGGFLTHCGWNSTLESIWCGIPLICFPLLTDQFTNRKLVVNDWKIGINLCDKKRVTHEEVAEKVSNFMCGDSTQELRKAMKEVRKTLENALGQDGSSEKNFHQFMEDIKVNIRKRAGLSNGHVSPLHQNGNGLAH
- the LOC107791280 gene encoding UDP-glycosyltransferase 86A1-like isoform X1 is translated as MASHYQKPHAILIPYPYQGHITPFVYLAIKLASHGFTITFVNTHYIHSKISNSQTQRHSNKDDLFAKARENGLDIRYATVNDGFPLGFDRSLNHDQFVEGLLHVFSAHFDEVVGNLVKSDPPVTCLIADTFYVWPLMIAEKYNLVYVSFWTEPALVLTLYYHMELLKKNGHFASQDNRKDTIDYIPGVEAIEPRDLMSYLQATDIWTVVHRVIYKAFTDIKKADIIICNTVQELEFDTLSALNKKQPTYAIGPIFPSGLTKAPFSISLWSESDCSQWLNNKPNTSVLYVSFGSYAHTSKEDILEIAHGLQLSGVNFIWVLRPDIVSSDETDFLPVGFEECIKDRGLIVPWCKQIEVISHPAIGGFLTHCGWNSTLESIWCGIPLICFPLLTDQFTNRKLVVNDWKIGINLCDKKRVTHEEVAEKVSNFMCGDSTQELRKAMKEVRKTLENALGQDGSSEKNFHQFMEDIKVNIRKRAGLSNGHVSPLHQNGNGLAH